The proteins below are encoded in one region of Solenopsis invicta isolate M01_SB chromosome 8, UNIL_Sinv_3.0, whole genome shotgun sequence:
- the LOC120358525 gene encoding uncharacterized protein LOC120358525, translated as MCVFCHKMQTKIARHLELIHSEEPDVQKFKYLPKGCSERRKIIDSLRKQGNFKFNINKQYENKGFIPCRRPRENNPKLLKNYLACGSCKGHYLKLSIRHHFRKCTGRSGKQSRIVKVMGRRIEGKCHKEADEKVRRLILPTMRSDGVSYNIRYDDLLILYANIQSKKYRHSTHHIKMIRARLRLVTRLLIAMKSIDNNITSLTSIYDPKYYDTFIDAVNIVAQYNKEKDIYEKPANASNLGTYVKHIGELLITKCIKEHNDTMKINTKNFLKLLTVDYGSSVNKTVVESQTQFKRQKSTKLPTINDIKTLRSYLLKVQRESYNKLQNKFLLSAWISLGEATLTSIQLFNRRRPGETERILISDFENYEKINDNIETFNGLPTDKKEQAQKYVRFCIRGKKGRTVPVILNELNLKCLRTFLQFRHEAKVHPSNPYLFGIPGHDKAIEKYLCAYKVLKRFAKESGSEFPETISSIKLRKHIATMGITLNLTDNQITDLANFMGHHEKIHKEVYRNPVIVKDITEISQLLEAAQGVRDEANNLIDETDSEDASETENSTDMMENDDTFPEVNLQQSNDNSSSFSTYKERTKTELKAIRKKTRKSKDEPIKRTAWTEDEKRIILETFKTSLQTDTTITGKEMQNLISITPCLAQRTVPQMRAWIYSQKKKF; from the exons atgtgtgtcTTCTGTCACAAAATGCAAACAAAGATTGCTCGACATTTGGAATTAATTCATTCTGAGGAACCTGACGTtcaaaagttcaaatatttacctAAAGGTTGtagtgaaagaagaaaaattatcgATAGTTTAagaaaacaaggaaattttaaatttaatattaataaacagtaTGAAAATAAAGGATTTATTCCATGTAGGCGGCCAAGAGAAAATAATcctaaattacttaaaaattatttggcatgTGGAAGTTGCAAGGGCCactatttgaaattatcaataAGACATCATTTTAGAAAATGTACAGGTCGGAGTGGAAAGCAAAGTCGTATTGTTAAAGTAATGGGTCGGAGGATAGAGGGCAAATGTCATAAAGAAGCTGATGAGAAAGTACGGCGATTAATATTACCAACAATGAGAAGTGATGGCGTATCATATAATATTCGTTACGATGATTTACTGATATTATACGCAAACATCCAGTCTAAAAAATATAGGCATTCAACGCatcatataaaaatgattcgaGCTCGACTGCGCCTTGTAACTCGCCTATTGATAGCAATGAAgagtattgataataatataacatcTTTAACTTCTATTTATGATCCAAAATATTATGATACTTTTATAGACGCTGTAAATATTGTTGCAcaatataacaaagaaaaagatatcTATGAAAAACCTGCTAATGCATCTAACCTTGGTACTTACGTGAAGCATATAGGCGAGCtcttaataacaaaatgcaTAAAAGAACATAATGATACtatgaaaataaatacgaaaaactttttaaaactcttGACCGTTGATTATGGATCAAGTGTTAACAAAACTGTAGTCGAATCTCAAACTCAATTTAAAAGACAAAAGAGCACAAAACTTCCTacaattaatgatataaaaacatTGCGCAGTTATCTATTGAAAGTGCAAAGAGAATCATACAATAAATTGCAAAACAAATTTCTATTATCTGCATGGATTTCTCTTGGAGAAGCTACTTTAACATCAATACAATTGTTTAACCGTCGTCGGCCAGGAGAAACTGAACGAATATTAATTTCCGATTttgaaaattacgaaaaaattaatgacaatatCGAAACATTCAATGGATTACCTACAGATAAAAAAGAACAAGCACAAAAATATGTGCGATTTTGTATTCgtggaaaaaaaggaagaacagTTCCTGTAATACTAAACGAACTGAATTTGAAATGTTTACGAACATTTTTACAGTTCAGACATGAAGCTAAAGTACATCCATCAAATCCTTACTTATTTGGTATTCCAGGACATGACAAagctattgaaaaatatttatgtgcatataaagttttgaagcGTTTTGCTAAAGAGAGTGGAAGCGAATTTCCTGAAACAATAAGTAGTATCAAACTTAGAAAACATATAGCCACTATGGGAATTACGCTTAATTTAACAGACAACCAGATTACAGATTTGGCCAATTTCATGGgccatcatgaaaaaatacaCAAAGAAGTGTACAGAAATCCTGTAATAGTTAAGGACATTACAGAAATCTCACAACTTTTAGAAGCTGCACAAGGTGTAAGAGATGAAGCAAACAATTTAATTGATGAAACTGACAGTGAGGACGCAAGCGAGACTGAAAATAGTACAGATATGATGGAAAATGATGACACCTTTCCAGAAGTTAACTTGCAACAATCAAATGACA ACTCATCATCTTTCTCAACATATAAGGAACGTACAAAGACTGAATTAAAAgcaatacggaaaaaaactcgCAAATCAAAAG ATGAACCTATTAAACGAACAGCTTGGACAGAAgatgaaaaaagaattatactagaaacatttaaaacatcATTACAAACAGATACAACAATAACTGGAAAAGAAATGCAAAATCTCATATCTATCACTCCTTGTCTGGCTCAACGAACAGTTCCACAAATGAGAGCATGGatatattcgcaaaaaaaaaaattttaa
- the LOC105207057 gene encoding uncharacterized protein LOC105207057: MTEAHGSGTNAIEERPHIHRVALKIPPFWADEPELWFAQLEGQFMLGGITQDSTKYAYVLSHIETKHAKEIKDLITKPLAENKYENLKKALIQRLSISQEQQILQLLEHEEIGDRRPSQFLRHLQALANSAIPDQLLRTLWMGRLPSQLQAILATRTADDLEAVAEQADRIHEVANRATGVASLQSATPTLEQQIKELTKQVASLSGRLSRSTEKSQKRDRSQSHSKKKRNGRG, translated from the coding sequence ATGACAGAGGCACATGGTAGTGGCACCAACGCAATAGAGGAACGTCCGCACATCCACCGAGTAGCACTCAAAATACCTCCTTTTTGGGCCGACGAGCCCGAACTATGGTTTGCTCAGCTGGAAGGGCAGTTTATGCTAGGAGGCATAACGCAAGACAGTACGAAATACGCTTACGTATTGTCACACATCGAAACAAAGCACGCCAAGGAAATCAAGGATCTAATTACGAAGCCCCTTGCGGAGAACAAgtacgaaaatttaaaaaaagcccTAATACAAAGACTATCGATTTCGCAAGAGCAACAGATCCTACAGCTACTAGAACACGAAGAGATAGGGGATCGTAGGCCGTCACAATTTCTACGACACCTACAAGCCCTTGCAAACTCCGCCATCCCAGACCAGCTACTACGAACCCTGTGGATGGGCAGACTGCCGTCACAACTGCAAGCCATTTTAGCTACCCGAACGGCAGATGATCTTGAGGCAGTAGCCGAGCAGGCCGACCGCATTCACGAGGTCGCCAACAGAGCTACAGGAGTCGCTAGCCTACAATCTGCAACTCCAACGCTcgagcaacaaatcaaagaactCACTAAACAAGTAGCAAGTCTAAGCGGGCGATTGTCACGGTCAACGGAGAAAAGCCAGAAACGTGACCGTTCCCAGAGCCacagcaaaaagaaaagaaacggaAGAGGGTAA